A genomic segment from Schistosoma mansoni, WGS project CABG00000000 data, chromosome 1 unplaced supercontig 0094, strain Puerto Rico, whole genome shotgun sequence encodes:
- a CDS encoding importin alpha, putative, whose product MNLTVKILLSPQIPVLIVIIHGFCSLSSHLINGFQWCFYFTQITHFLVNLSLYIFCQACGIFYSIIQSYVLSGNFTGVMARSRLHKNKDKDAEELRRRYTDQSVELRKAKKDEQLQKQRNILLTELDETSPLKEKQVDTPKHLNYDVVIPDM is encoded by the coding sequence atgaatttaactgtgaaaatacttctatctccacaaatccccgtACTGATAGTGATAATACATGGATTTTGTTCTCTTTCTAGTCATCTTATAAATGGCTTCCAATGGTGCTTCTATTTTACTCAAATTACTCATTTTCTCGTAAATCTATCATTGTATATTTTTTGTCAAGCATGTGGAATATTCTATTCCATTATACAAAGTTATGTTTTATCTGGTAATTTTACTGGCGTGATGGCAAGATCCAGGTTACATAAAAACAAAGATAAGGATGCTGAAGAACTCCGGAGGCGTTATACTGATCAGTCTGTTGAACTTCGCAAAGCTAAGAAGGATGAACAACTTCAGAAGCAAAGAAACATACTACTGACTGAACTAGATGAAACCTCACCCTTGAAAGAAAAGCAAGTCGACACTCCTAAACATCTTAACTACGATGTGGTTATCCCTGATATGTAG